The DNA region ATCCGCTCCCgcccgcttctcttctcgcctttccccgttCCCCGGCGCCACGTCTGgcggcctcggcctctcAAAAAGATTCGCGACccgccggcgtcgcctctctctctgttgccaccggcgtctctctctcgtccttcgccaGCGGCCTGTTTCGCGCGACTGCCGTTTCTCCATTTTTCGGATTTTGgccctttccccttcctgtcggttcctcgctcgtctctctccccttctccgcGTCAGAGTCGATTCGGAGCAACaatccccccccccttttttGGATCCTCTCCATATGCTCCGTCACGCTCACAGAGGATCTCCCCCCCTGAGGCTGTTTTATTCGCACTGCGGTTGCATGCCCCCCGCAGCGAAGACCACCTGTTTCGACCCGTTAACCCTCGGACGTTCTTCGTATACCTTTCGACGAGGCGTTCGGCGTCCTCCTGGGACAGCTGCTGGAGCCTCGCGCCGAGTTCTGTGCGTTCCAGGGTGGTGTCCGCACTGGCGGCGCTCGCCAAATCCTCAGTCTTGAGGATTTGGACTTCGTCGATGAGCGACACGGCGCCGAGAACGCCCATTCGAGGGCGATCTGCCTCGACGTAGACGTCGTCGCCACGCCACGCGACCAGCGGCGGGGaggtttgcatgcgtttttcccCCTCCGCGCCGCCCTGCTTCCGATCTGACGCGGCCAGGCCGGGAGCGGCTGCCTTCGCGaacgaggcgacgccgccggAGTGGAAGGCACAGAGCCGCAACTCCGGTTCGACTTGCTCAAGCAGCTTCTTGAACAggttttcttcgcgctcctGCGTCGACGAAACCCGcttcaggtgtacgtacacctggcGCAGGTCCTCGAGCGTCTGCCGCGCGTCTTCCCACCTCTCTTGCTCCTGCAGGAGCGCCGCGAGGATGCTCAGCCGGTACGCGCGGGCTTCgagcttcgttttctcgtcgcAGAGCGGGACGAGCTcgcaggcgagcgaggcaaaGTACGCCTCGATTTCCTCCTCGGTCAGCGCATGCGGCTGAAGGagcagcgcatgcggcgcctcttccgcggcgccgctcttcttcccggaCGCAGGCTTCGcgtcctccttcgccttggGCAGCGCGCCGGTCCCcttgctcgccttcgcctccgagGAAGCCGGCGGCGGGGCCAGCAGACTCGGCGTCGGGCTGTTGCAGAGATTTTCCAGAAGCTGCGCATACATCAGCGCCTTCGACAACCGCTGGATCGCGTGGCGCCGCACGCGCGGATTCTGCAAACAGAGGAAACCGCGGCAGAGACTGGGAAGCACGAGGCGTACTCgaagggaagggaacgagagtgacaggagaagagaaaagacagagagaaagagaggaagcagaaagaagacaggaagcagaaagaggagaggaagcatacagaggagaggaagggaaggagagaaagagaaggagagagagaggagtgaaagagagaagatcgCTGGACAGGCCGAGAAAAAATTCGAGAGGATCGTTCCTCACCAGGACAGCTGCAGCGGCATTTTCGCCCTTGAGTTGCATCGCGTAGCTCCACGCGCGTTCGGCCTGCgtgaggacgaggagaagaaccctgggagaggagagaagaaacacggcTCTTCATGGTCGCACTCCCGTCTTGCTGACCCGCCCCCGCCTCCctgtgtgtctttcttctcggctcttctcccctttccttcgcctcgcaaGCTGCGTGCAGGTTTCGCGCCGCCGCGTGTCCTGAACCAAAGGACGCGGTCTTCTCACGGTCTCTGGAACGCGtccgttctctcgtctcgatcgcttcctttctttcctctttcgacttccttttctcccttgtctgttcttccgtttttcgtcgcGCTTTCTGCTCACCGTTCATCTCGTATGACAACAGGCAGTTTCCGCAGCTGGTATCGGTTTCGGCCTTGTCGGAGTTCGAGGCTGCCTCGCAGTCTGTTGAGGCGAGCTGTGCAGTAGCGCCTGTACCTGAGGAAGTCTCCGTGACGCAGTCcattcgcctctctcctctcttccgcgtacagcgcgagggagagagaaaagggttTGAACAGAGCTCCCTCCGCGGGTCGCCCctcccggtgtctctccccaGCCGCGGGGAGTTCGCCCATCTTTCCTGACTCTCGTCACCCACGGAGCGCCGCTCTTCTGTCCCTAGGGCGACGAACGCGGGAGTCCCCAAGTGAGACACGAAtgcgacgaaggagacaggggagaaaaggaagaagacggacgggaagaagcggtAAACAGGCCgcaagcgacgcagaggtTCGCGgacggggaaagaaaggacagagCAGGCTGTGAATGCAAACGAACGGCGACAAACGCGACAAGAtaagacgagaaaagaggagaggaaaaggggagcTTGTAATCGAATCAACGAGGGACGAAGGCGTCAGAGAAACGATGATACCcaaaggagggagacggaaagccGGGGGAGAGGAGGGTATGAACCCCTTACAGAAACACCGACAAGACTGAGAaccaagagaggaagcgagccTACGagtgggagaagaaaggcgcgctttctttctctcggatTTGCGAGGGTTCGTCTATCTCTCAGCTGTACGCGGCtcagcagaaaaaagagtgacgttttcgtctccccaCAAAACCGCGAGAACTGTTCctttccgttctcgccttctcgtttttctcccttctcgcacACCTGGTGTCTgacgaaacgcagagaaaggtGGAGAATTAGGCtcctgcgtgtgtctctggcgTCCACGCAAATCCGCATCTCCTCGGGCGAAACTTTTCGaagcgaaaaacaaagacaagCTGCGAGAAAATCGAGGGCTGCGCACGCCGTCCCTGCGATGGCGCCCTTGCAgctctcctccctttttcctttttttgaAGTCGTTACTTCTCCTCCAGGATGGGACatgaaaagagaaaaggggagatTTTCtgaaagcgaggcagagaatcGCGCGAACGTCCgcccccgcctctcttttctcgtttttaTCGCTTTTCTCACGGCTCGCCGCccggaagagggaaagcggACCgtgctgtgtgtctcgcgctcCGTCGAGCAAGGTGGGCACACACAGCGGGTGTGAGATGGAAGGCtgcgcggcgcatgcagttgggAACATGCCCGGGcaagcgaggacgagagaggcgaagcatCGACTTTTTCACGCAttttcgtctccgcagaacccctcgcttctctctgcttcagtCTCGCCCTCTTACCatttgtctccctttccggAAACACCCGCCCCTCGCTTTCCTGGCCTTTGTCTCTCGAGTGTCCATACACCGGGGACGCCACCGGAGGATTCGCGGCGACGACTGGTTTTTGGACGAGCCTTTCTCGCacgccttctcctcgcctctccttttttccgttctcttctccctcgctctctgtcgtgtTCCACACGCGACAGAACGTGGCAGTGACCTTCCGCCGTATTCACACCAGCGACGCGCGAGTCCCCTGCTGTGTCGCCCCAGCTCACTTCTGCCTctcatctctctttcttttcgctcctgttcttcgtctGAGTCTCCcagctcctcgctctctccacccatctctcgccttctgcgtaGCTCCTCCCTCCCTGTCGTCCTTGCTGGCTGctcctccctccctctcccttttccccgtttccccctgtcctgtcctctctggttccttttcccttctcgctcgttcctttttcttcgcttctcaccatggcgtcttcgctgccgcATCCGCCCTCGGCGAACGTCGCCTTGTCCTTCACGTCTGCGCCGGCGGACCCAATGTCTCGCGCCGAGGCCAAGGGCGCAAACATCCGCCTGGAGCTGCAAAGCATTGAAAGAGAGTTGAAGGATTGGTGGATGAGCCGAAAGATCCTCAGAGACGtaggcagagagcggcgccgaatccgagaaaacagagataATAGAcaaacagacacacagggaaagacttctctctcgaccgCCTCACAGCCGCGCGTTGCCCACAAAGCCGTAAAAAAGTGAAAGCCTGAGAAGagccgcgaaaaaaagagacagcaagtTTAAGTTTTGCGCATCCCAGTGGCGATTTGCTTGGTGCAACGGTGCCTCCGTTAGCTGCTTGCGTCTACGGCTGatgtctctccctttccacttttcttctctttgcagCGAAACATCGGTTTGTTCAACCTCCTGCAACACCACAACTTTGTCGGTCTCTCCATCAACAACGCCAAAATGTCCGACAGCCAGCGCGTCATGTGGACGGAACTCGTTCAAGGCAAGGTGCGATTCCCTTTTGATGCCGCGTAACTGGATCCATCCGTTCAGGGTCGCAGGTTTGCATTTCTGTAGTCGATTGAGGGGATCCTCCTGCGAACACTCAAACCGTGTCGAGCGGTGTGATGCCAGAATTCAAGGTGATTCTCGACCGACTCAGACGCTCCGTCTCGGATGGAGAGAAatgcgagagacaaaggccagctctctctgttctgccAAAAGCGACCGCCTCGAAGATTTATTCTTCTCTCGAGTTTAGATGCAACGCCAAAGGGTGGAGCGCGTACCTTCAGATATTTCCGTTCATGcaaacacacgcacacaaTCGGTCGTCTCATTCTCTCCATTTCACCCTCCACataccatatatatatatatatgtctataggtagtatatatgtctatagGTAGAGATGTAggtatatatttatatctaCATACTAGTAGGCAGGTAGGTCTATAAATAGGCAAATCGGTAGCGAGCGTCTATCTGACGGTGTGTTCTCGTCTGGGCTGTGCGTCTCTGTAGTGTCATCGTGCATCTGTTTGTTGATCTCCCTTTGTTTGGTTCGACTTGTCTTCCGTGCACAGGTGTATCTCTGCACGTGTATCTCTCTTTCTATGCAAGCATATGTGTGACTCCATTTCACAGCTTCCCTGTGAACGTCTATCTCTCTAGGCCACGCTAGACACAGGTCGGTttcgcgggagagacgaagacaggaCAATCGAAGTTGATTTCTGTCGTTATCTTCTGTCCCGGGGCACAAGTGAACACCTGCAGCTTTGAAAGTGTGATGCGTTTCTGTCGCACTTTCAGAGAGAATGCAGTGTAGCCagtctctgtgcatgcgcgaaattctgtttttttcagcCGGACCTGGAAG from Neospora caninum Liverpool complete genome, chromosome VIIb includes:
- a CDS encoding putative signal recognition particle; amino-acid sequence: MGELPAAGERHREGRPAEGALFKPFSLSLALYAEERREANGLRHGDFLRYRRYCTARLNRLRGSLELRQGRNRYQLRKLPVVIRDERVLLLVLTQAERAWSYAMQLKGENAAAAVLNPRVRRHAIQRLSKALMYAQLLENLCNSPTPSLLAPPPASSEAKASKGTGALPKAKEDAKPASGKKSGAAEEAPHALLLQPHALTEEEIEAYFASLACELVPLCDEKTKLEARAYRLSILAALLQEQERWEDARQTLEDLRQVYVHLKRVSSTQEREENLFKKLLEQVEPELRLCAFHSGGVASFAKAAAPGLAASDRKQGGAEGEKRMQTSPPLVAWRGDDVYVEADRPRMGVLGAVSLIDEVQILKTEDLASAASADTTLERTELGARLQQLSQEDAERLVERYGDLSSRFRLCVDLIHAEMLKHPDVSSWFLAEGYCLDISRCLEVERDIILLLRFFLNLRQSDEKPHGGAGGQHKQQSLRGDAGVRYASLLQQGVGKMMEEENLDEKRKLRMQQWAKIAKDSRALCLAVFDAFTGKLPEAYVLAAAVSSRSKALVPQPQVLPPDDPQGRLDIFFVALQRVVAELAHRYEARHLAAIVKEELKAAGSADEEIAAPTAPAFPLPGRRGAKGKAAPAQSGKSDGNREMLALAAQYVLPRLEPLPCKPVLFDLALASYAPPQLKARTEGGGKRAALRGFVKSLFGR